The Methanofollis sp. UBA420 genome contains a region encoding:
- a CDS encoding sugar phosphate isomerase/epimerase family protein: protein MSIQPYFASSSKVWESVDWVFGIEECGYAGWEISADGNYRLENPKNKAAIRDVLESTHLKATVHAPYADLNPASINDPIWRESVRQICLCVEHAADITDRVTMHPGYLSVAGKMLPDKVWGLQKEALHMIGKCAEEHGVVACLENMINIPDFLCHDPGELLGLTEGIEGIGVTFDLGHSNTVRKTGAFLAEIGQANHLHIHDNHGSTDEHLALGDGTQDWKKIGHAVAEGYRGGVAVVEGRNLDEARKSLEVFRRCFV from the coding sequence ATGAGCATCCAGCCGTACTTCGCCTCATCCTCGAAGGTCTGGGAGTCCGTGGACTGGGTCTTCGGTATCGAGGAGTGCGGGTATGCCGGCTGGGAGATCTCGGCCGACGGGAACTACCGCCTCGAAAACCCGAAGAACAAGGCGGCGATCCGCGACGTGCTGGAGAGCACCCACCTCAAGGCGACGGTGCACGCACCCTATGCCGACCTCAACCCCGCCTCCATCAACGACCCTATCTGGCGCGAGTCGGTGCGGCAGATCTGCCTCTGCGTCGAGCATGCCGCCGACATCACCGACCGGGTCACCATGCATCCCGGCTACCTCTCCGTTGCCGGCAAGATGCTGCCTGACAAGGTGTGGGGCCTGCAGAAGGAGGCATTACACATGATCGGAAAATGTGCGGAAGAGCACGGCGTCGTCGCCTGCCTTGAGAACATGATCAATATCCCCGACTTCCTCTGCCACGACCCCGGTGAACTCCTCGGCCTCACCGAGGGGATCGAGGGGATAGGGGTCACCTTCGACCTCGGCCATTCGAACACCGTCAGAAAGACGGGCGCCTTCCTTGCAGAGATCGGGCAGGCGAACCACCTGCACATCCACGACAACCACGGCAGCACCGATGAGCACCTTGCCCTCGGCGACGGGACGCAAGACTGGAAGAAGATCGGGCACGCCGTCGCAGAGGGTTACCGCGGCGGCGTGGCCGTGGTCGAGGGGCGCAACCTCGACGAGGCGCGGAAAAGCCTTGAGGTCTTCAGGAGGTGTTTCGTATAG
- the rnz gene encoding ribonuclease Z, whose product MAGETLQVYFLGTAGALPTPNRNPSCVMVRHGSDTLLFDCGEGAQQQMMRARTGFLVDAIFITHWHADHFLGVLGLVQTLAFNGRTEPLVIYGPEGVHDFVEYTLKIGRTKLGFDLQPVQLAPGMAVRFSGYQVEAFATSHGMPSLGYALREDARPGRFDRETAISLGVPPGPLFGRLQRGESVTVMRDDGGEVTITPDQILGTPRPGRMIIYTGDTRPIHRLHTEGLEGADLLIHDATFDDLERGRAAEVYHSSAGEAGEAASALKSHSLALVHISSRYTSMTNHIRDAEEKFEGEVLAPSDLTMVEVPFRE is encoded by the coding sequence ATAGCCGGCGAGACCCTGCAGGTGTACTTCCTCGGCACCGCCGGCGCCCTCCCAACGCCCAACCGCAACCCCTCCTGCGTCATGGTCAGGCACGGTTCAGATACCCTCCTCTTTGACTGCGGCGAGGGGGCCCAGCAACAGATGATGCGGGCGCGGACCGGGTTTCTCGTCGACGCCATCTTCATCACTCACTGGCACGCCGACCATTTTCTCGGCGTCCTCGGCCTCGTGCAGACCCTTGCCTTCAACGGCCGGACAGAACCCCTCGTCATCTACGGCCCTGAAGGAGTGCACGACTTCGTCGAGTACACCCTCAAGATCGGGCGGACAAAGCTCGGCTTCGACCTCCAGCCCGTCCAGCTGGCGCCCGGCATGGCCGTCAGGTTCTCGGGCTATCAGGTGGAGGCCTTTGCGACCTCCCACGGGATGCCGAGCCTTGGCTATGCGCTCAGGGAGGATGCGCGGCCAGGCCGGTTCGACCGCGAGACGGCGATCTCCCTCGGCGTCCCGCCCGGCCCCCTCTTCGGGCGTCTCCAGCGCGGGGAGAGCGTGACCGTGATGCGCGACGACGGCGGCGAGGTGACCATCACCCCCGACCAGATCCTGGGGACGCCCCGGCCGGGGCGGATGATCATCTATACAGGAGACACCCGTCCCATCCACCGTCTCCATACAGAGGGCCTCGAAGGGGCCGACCTCCTCATCCACGACGCCACTTTCGACGACTTGGAGAGGGGCCGCGCCGCTGAGGTCTACCACTCCTCGGCCGGTGAGGCCGGCGAAGCGGCGTCGGCACTCAAATCCCACTCTCTTGCCCTCGTCCACATCAGTTCGCGTTACACCTCGATGACAAACCATATACGGGATGCAGAGGAGAAGTTTGAAGGCGAGGTGCTTGCGCCATCGGATCTGACGATGGTAGAAGTTCCTTTCAGGGAGTGA
- a CDS encoding magnesium transporter yields the protein MKSGNGLRRERRLFLTGLAALLISTALAVVAGSYLSSVREVLVLIPGLLVLVPPTINMRGSISGVLASRLSSSMHLGEFTGSFHDGGVLAENLHVSLILTLATAVALGIVASLVSALTGVEVIATGDLVLISVVAGIVAGFIVMGFTVLVSVLSYRQGIDMDMIAAPAVTTLGDLVTIPVLTITAVVVLSFQPGTRTLLLWVMLLCAAAACLYSWSRGGRIKRISTEVLPLLVCLSVLGTFAGVTYTLGLDRLVSMAALLILIPPFAGICGSIGGILCSRLGTEMHLGIIAPSLVPSKGVLVQFAHTYLFTFLLLPLMAALAHLAALLLGAPSPGLLPMVAIATLAGAVVMTLVNGIAHLTATISFRFGLDPDNFGIPVISAVIDLLGAVVLVAVIDLFL from the coding sequence ATGAAGTCGGGAAACGGTTTGAGGCGCGAGCGGCGCCTCTTCCTGACCGGCCTTGCGGCGCTCCTCATCAGCACCGCACTTGCTGTCGTCGCCGGATCCTATCTCTCCTCGGTCCGTGAAGTCCTCGTCCTCATTCCCGGCCTCCTAGTGCTGGTGCCGCCGACGATCAATATGCGAGGGAGCATTTCAGGCGTGCTCGCATCCCGCCTCTCGTCGTCCATGCACCTCGGGGAGTTTACAGGAAGCTTCCATGATGGCGGCGTCCTTGCCGAGAACCTCCACGTCTCCCTTATCCTCACCCTGGCCACAGCCGTCGCTCTCGGTATCGTGGCAAGCCTTGTCAGTGCCCTGACAGGCGTCGAGGTGATCGCCACAGGCGACCTCGTCCTCATATCGGTGGTCGCCGGCATCGTTGCCGGGTTCATCGTCATGGGTTTTACTGTCCTCGTCTCTGTCCTCTCGTACAGGCAGGGCATCGACATGGACATGATCGCCGCCCCGGCGGTGACGACTCTCGGCGACCTGGTCACGATCCCTGTCCTTACCATAACGGCCGTGGTCGTCCTCTCCTTCCAGCCTGGGACACGGACTCTTCTCCTCTGGGTGATGCTTCTCTGTGCCGCCGCGGCCTGTCTCTACTCCTGGTCGCGGGGCGGACGCATAAAGCGGATCTCCACCGAGGTTCTCCCCCTCCTCGTCTGCCTCTCTGTCCTCGGGACCTTTGCCGGGGTGACCTACACCCTCGGCCTCGACCGTCTTGTGAGCATGGCCGCCCTTCTCATCCTGATCCCTCCTTTTGCCGGGATATGCGGGTCTATCGGCGGCATCCTCTGCTCACGCCTCGGCACCGAGATGCACCTCGGCATCATCGCCCCCTCCCTTGTCCCCTCGAAGGGAGTGCTGGTGCAGTTCGCCCATACCTACCTCTTCACCTTCCTGCTCCTCCCCCTGATGGCAGCCCTCGCGCACCTTGCGGCCCTCCTCCTCGGGGCTCCCTCCCCGGGCCTCCTCCCCATGGTCGCCATCGCCACCCTGGCAGGTGCGGTCGTGATGACCCTGGTCAACGGGATCGCCCACCTCACCGCGACGATCTCTTTCAGGTTCGGCCTCGACCCGGACAACTTCGGGATCCCGGTCATCTCCGCAGTCATCGACCTCCTCGGCGCCGTGGTCCTGGTTGCGGTCATCGACCTCTTCCTCTAG
- a CDS encoding potassium channel family protein, with protein MMEVEYQPTSLKDVLIEMKDISELMVDLAYSAILFESHEIAGEVEKLEEVMNRHAYQARISAILGARRVEEAEAMSGLLQIAEAAERIANSATDIAKLILRGAKFPQKLRNALPEAEEVTVRAEVHPDSLLDGTTLGEVKLQSRSGMRVIAIRRGSGWIYDPDKYSKTLAGDIVLAKGLGAGITPLFTMAGAKPQPRKEWVQAGCVDDLDRAVALMIEMKNLSELAVGLAYTSLLFTNEDIAEEVVVLDERMEDMRYQFDLWLLEATRRIENVEYLRGLIHLSSFAGTITSAASAIADVLLRDIEIPPVFRMIVRESDEIITRLEVEERSAIAGRSLREASLATVTGMVVFAIRSRDGRWKYRPGRDERLQAGDLIIAKGRRDGEERLAALCSSENT; from the coding sequence ATGATGGAAGTCGAGTATCAGCCGACCAGCCTCAAGGATGTTCTTATCGAGATGAAGGATATCTCGGAGCTGATGGTTGACCTTGCCTATTCTGCAATTCTCTTTGAAAGCCACGAGATTGCCGGCGAAGTTGAGAAACTCGAAGAGGTCATGAACCGGCACGCGTATCAGGCGCGGATCTCGGCCATTCTCGGGGCGCGCCGGGTGGAAGAGGCCGAGGCGATGAGCGGCCTCCTCCAGATCGCCGAGGCGGCAGAGCGGATCGCCAATTCTGCAACCGACATCGCCAAACTTATCTTGAGAGGGGCAAAATTCCCGCAGAAACTCAGGAACGCCCTGCCTGAAGCAGAAGAGGTGACGGTCAGGGCAGAAGTGCATCCCGACTCTCTCCTTGACGGCACGACCCTCGGCGAGGTGAAACTCCAGAGCCGATCGGGCATGCGCGTCATTGCGATCCGGCGGGGGTCGGGCTGGATCTATGACCCTGACAAGTATTCGAAGACCCTTGCCGGAGATATCGTCCTCGCAAAGGGTCTCGGTGCCGGGATCACTCCCCTGTTCACGATGGCCGGCGCAAAGCCGCAGCCCCGGAAGGAGTGGGTGCAGGCCGGATGCGTCGACGACCTTGACCGCGCCGTCGCACTGATGATCGAGATGAAGAACCTCTCCGAACTGGCGGTCGGGCTCGCGTATACGTCTCTCCTCTTCACGAACGAGGACATTGCCGAGGAAGTCGTCGTCCTTGACGAGAGGATGGAGGACATGCGCTACCAGTTCGACCTCTGGCTCCTTGAGGCGACGCGGCGGATCGAGAACGTGGAGTACCTCCGCGGCCTGATCCACCTCTCTTCCTTTGCCGGGACCATCACCAGTGCCGCCTCTGCCATCGCCGACGTCCTCCTCCGCGATATCGAGATCCCTCCGGTCTTCAGGATGATCGTGCGCGAGTCCGACGAGATCATCACGCGGCTCGAAGTCGAGGAGAGGTCGGCCATCGCCGGCAGAAGCCTGCGCGAGGCCTCGCTTGCGACTGTCACCGGCATGGTCGTCTTTGCGATCCGGAGCAGAGACGGCAGGTGGAAGTACCGTCCGGGACGGGATGAGCGTCTGCAGGCAGGCGATCTCATCATTGCAAAGGGACGGAGAGATGGTGAGGAACGCCTCGCCGCCCTCTGTTCAAGTGAAAATACATAA
- a CDS encoding DHH family phosphoesterase — MANTEDTVVYALGPNCGIEDVEEGKIYAGTVQGFANFGTFVQLSARLKGLVHKSNILQSHEEKDQIFVKIVNIRNNGNIDLAEMIPEVFRLETITRRAHVTKLGEIQSRVGRNVTFEAEVAQIKQTSGPTIFTLVDESGSGNAAAFVEAGVRAYPEVELGGVVCVSGEVMRRQNQLQIEVSSMEALTGDDAKTVHDRIEAALDARAEPEDVPLLVESDVLTQLQPQMKKVAKLIRRAVFEAQPIILRHHADADGICAAAAVEQAVISLMREEGDDLDTAYYLFKRSPSKAPFYEVEDITRDLDFALKDHERFGQKMPLIVLMDNGSTEEDLPSMKMAQVYDLSMIVVDHHHPDAIVDEYVIAHVNPYHVGGDFGVTAGMLGTEVARLINPKVSDLIRHLPAVAGVGDRSEAQERQRYLDLVADEYSEDACKDIALALDYEQFWLRFNDGRELVKDILNLKGNRALQTRYVSLLVEQANEAIEDQMAASMPHVTEEILPNGAHLFRIDVEIFAHRFTFPPPGKTSGEIHDRLCRQHPGEPVVTLGFGPDFAVLRSRGVLMNIPKMVRELREEINGGGISGGGHLVVGSIKFVEGMREAALAGLVEKIGLADVENRA; from the coding sequence ATGGCGAATACTGAAGATACCGTTGTCTATGCCCTTGGCCCGAATTGCGGGATCGAGGACGTTGAAGAGGGGAAGATCTATGCCGGGACCGTTCAGGGCTTTGCAAATTTCGGAACCTTCGTACAGCTGAGTGCCCGGCTGAAAGGGCTTGTCCACAAGAGCAATATCCTCCAGAGCCACGAAGAAAAGGACCAGATCTTTGTCAAGATCGTCAATATCAGGAATAACGGAAACATCGACCTTGCCGAGATGATCCCGGAGGTCTTCAGGCTGGAGACCATTACCCGTCGGGCCCATGTGACGAAACTGGGCGAGATCCAGTCTCGGGTGGGCAGGAACGTCACCTTTGAGGCTGAAGTTGCACAGATCAAGCAGACCAGCGGTCCGACGATCTTCACCCTTGTCGATGAGTCGGGGAGCGGCAATGCCGCGGCATTCGTGGAGGCCGGCGTCAGGGCGTACCCGGAGGTCGAGCTCGGGGGCGTCGTCTGCGTCTCCGGCGAGGTGATGCGCCGCCAGAACCAGCTTCAGATCGAGGTCAGCTCGATGGAGGCGCTCACCGGCGACGATGCAAAAACAGTGCACGATAGGATCGAGGCCGCCCTCGACGCACGGGCAGAACCCGAAGATGTCCCTCTCCTGGTAGAGAGCGATGTCCTCACGCAGTTGCAGCCCCAGATGAAGAAGGTCGCCAAACTGATCCGGCGCGCCGTCTTCGAGGCCCAGCCGATCATCCTCCGCCACCATGCCGACGCCGACGGCATCTGCGCGGCGGCCGCCGTCGAACAGGCGGTCATCTCCCTGATGCGGGAAGAGGGCGACGACCTGGACACGGCGTACTACCTCTTCAAGCGTTCCCCGTCCAAGGCCCCCTTCTATGAGGTCGAGGACATCACGAGGGACCTCGACTTTGCCCTCAAGGACCACGAGCGTTTCGGTCAGAAGATGCCCCTGATCGTCCTGATGGACAATGGCTCGACCGAGGAGGACCTGCCCTCGATGAAGATGGCGCAGGTCTACGACCTCTCGATGATCGTCGTCGACCACCACCACCCCGACGCCATCGTCGACGAGTACGTGATCGCGCATGTCAACCCCTATCATGTCGGCGGCGACTTCGGCGTCACGGCAGGGATGCTCGGGACCGAGGTGGCACGCCTCATCAACCCGAAGGTCAGCGACCTGATCCGCCATCTCCCGGCCGTCGCAGGTGTCGGCGACAGGAGCGAGGCGCAGGAAAGGCAGCGCTATCTCGACCTGGTCGCGGATGAATACTCCGAAGACGCGTGCAAGGACATTGCTCTTGCCCTCGACTACGAGCAGTTCTGGCTCAGGTTCAATGACGGCAGGGAACTGGTCAAGGATATCCTGAACCTCAAGGGGAACCGCGCCCTCCAGACGCGCTACGTGAGCCTCCTGGTGGAGCAGGCGAACGAAGCGATCGAAGACCAGATGGCGGCGTCGATGCCCCATGTGACCGAGGAGATCCTCCCGAACGGCGCTCACCTCTTCAGGATCGACGTGGAGATCTTCGCGCACCGCTTCACTTTCCCGCCGCCGGGCAAGACCTCGGGCGAGATCCACGACCGCCTCTGCCGGCAGCACCCGGGCGAACCGGTTGTCACCCTGGGCTTTGGCCCTGACTTTGCCGTGCTCCGTTCCCGCGGTGTCCTGATGAACATCCCGAAGATGGTCCGCGAACTCCGCGAGGAGATCAACGGCGGCGGCATCAGCGGCGGCGGCCACCTTGTCGTCGGGTCCATCAAGTTTGTCGAGGGAATGCGCGAGGCCGCCCTCGCCGGCCTGGTCGAGAAGATCGGCCTGGCAGATGTGGAGAATCGAGCCTGA